AGGCCGAGTCGCTCCTGCGGCGCGCGCTCGCGATCGTGAGCGCGCTTCGCGGCGAGGACCACCCCGACACGGCCGGTGTCGTGGCGCAACTGGGTGTTCTGGAGCAGCAGCGGGGCCGGCCCGAGGCTGCGGAAGGGCTGGTCAAGAAGGAGCTGGCCGTCCGCGAGAAGGTGCTCGGACCCGGTCACCCGGCGACCGCGGCGAGCCGCATCGCGCTCGGGGTCGTCATGAGAGAGCGGGGGATCCTCGATGACGCGGCGGACCTCGGTCGGATAGCCCTGGAGGCCGAGCGCAAGGCCTACCCCGGCGTCCACCCCGACGTCGCGCTCGCGGCGATGGAGCTCGGCCGCACCGAGGCGGCCCGCAGGCACCTCAAGGAGGCGCTGCCTCTCCTGACGGAAGCGCTCGGCGCCCGCCGAACCATCTACGGGGAGGAGAGCTGGAAGACGGCCGAGGCGAAGCTCTATCTCGCCGAAGCCTGTGCCGCCGACGGACGGCCGGGCGCGGCCCGACCTCTCCTGACGTCGGCGGCCGCGACGCTGCACCGGCAGCGCGGCCCGGCGTGCTGCCTCACCCGCGAAGCGGACGACGCGCTTCGTCGCCTGCGCGCCGCCTGACTCGGGTGATCCGCTCGCCCCGGCCGCCAAGCGAAGGATTCGGCGCGCCCTCAGCCTCTCACAGACTGGAAGGGAGGATGCATCCCATGAGGACCCCTGTTCGAATCGGCGCACGATGGACGGCCGGCCTGGCTATCGCCGCCGGCCTGGCGTTTGCGGGGACAAGCGAGGCCCAGCCCGTCACCTTCTGCTCGCAGACAGCAGACCTCCTGCTCGATGCCTGCAAGGCGGACGTGGTGGACAACAGCACGATCAAGAAGGCCGTCTGCATCAACATTTCGGATCAAAACGCCCGAAACACCTGTCTCGACGAGCTCTCGGCCGAGCAGAGGGACGGCAACGATCTCTGCCAGGGACAGCACGACACCCGGCTGGGCGCCTGCAGTCTCCTCGGGGAAGGGCGCTACGACCCTGACCTCAGTCCGGCCCGCTTCGACAATCCCAGGCGGCCCACGCATCCGAACGCCTATTTCCCGCTGAAGGTCGGATACCGCTGGGAGTACCGCTCCGCCACGCAATACAACCCGGTGGAGGTCGTCAACGAGACGAAACTGATCGCGGGGGTGACCTGCGCGGTTATCCGGGACCGCGTCTTCGAGGACGGCCAGCTCATCGAGGCCACCGATGACTGGTACACCCCCGCCAAGGATGGCAGCGTCTGGTATTTCGGGGAGGAGACGCAGAGCTTCGAGAGCTTCAAG
The sequence above is drawn from the Candidatus Dormiibacterota bacterium genome and encodes:
- a CDS encoding tetratricopeptide repeat protein produces the protein MTLKDRESHGEITGLLISWRRGDRDAFDRLFPIVYDQLRILARRQLRRAGGDRALTTTTLIHEAYLKFVAGWARPRPPRARRWSSTASSNYDEAESLLRRALAIVSALRGEDHPDTAGVVAQLGVLEQQRGRPEAAEGLVKKELAVREKVLGPGHPATAASRIALGVVMRERGILDDAADLGRIALEAERKAYPGVHPDVALAAMELGRTEAARRHLKEALPLLTEALGARRTIYGEESWKTAEAKLYLAEACAADGRPGAARPLLTSAAATLHRQRGPACCLTREADDALRRLRAA